A stretch of the Azorhizobium caulinodans ORS 571 genome encodes the following:
- a CDS encoding cysteine hydrolase family protein, with product MTSAGSVTAGLSTLSFARPVPAPRPVAVPATPQDAEIDLARTALVIVDMQNDFLHPDGWFPRLGVDAAPLLAIVPRLKALAAAARAAGLPVIFVNWGVRADRAELSAPLLAKAGASGRRPVYGDPSASGRGRILVEGDWGAATIDALAPERGDLVVHKHRLSGFHDNEFDSILRNRGIDTLLFSGVNIDRCVFSTLCDASFRGYGCLLVEDACATVSPAYVSDAILFLVRQLYGVTLASDALIAALEAQPQ from the coding sequence ATGACCTCCGCAGGTTCAGTCACCGCAGGCCTTTCCACGCTCAGCTTCGCGCGCCCCGTCCCCGCGCCGCGCCCCGTGGCCGTTCCGGCAACGCCGCAAGACGCGGAGATCGACCTCGCGCGCACGGCCCTCGTCATCGTGGACATGCAGAACGACTTCCTGCATCCGGACGGCTGGTTTCCCCGGCTCGGTGTCGATGCGGCACCGCTTCTGGCCATCGTGCCGCGCCTGAAGGCACTGGCAGCGGCGGCGCGCGCCGCCGGACTGCCGGTGATCTTCGTCAACTGGGGTGTGCGGGCGGACCGGGCGGAACTGTCCGCACCCCTCCTCGCCAAGGCTGGCGCCAGCGGCCGGCGGCCGGTCTATGGCGATCCGTCCGCCTCGGGACGCGGGCGCATCCTCGTGGAAGGCGACTGGGGGGCGGCCACCATCGACGCGCTGGCGCCCGAGCGCGGCGATCTCGTGGTGCACAAGCACCGGCTCTCCGGCTTCCATGACAATGAGTTCGACTCGATCCTGCGCAACCGCGGCATCGACACGCTGCTGTTCAGCGGCGTCAACATTGACCGCTGCGTTTTCTCCACGCTCTGCGACGCGAGCTTCCGCGGCTACGGCTGCCTGCTGGTGGAGGACGCCTGCGCCACCGTGTCCCCGGCCTATGTGTCGGACGCCATCCTCTTCCTCGTGCGCCAGCTCTACGGCGTCACGCTCGCGAGCGATGCCCTCATCGCCGCGCTCGAAGCCCAGCCTCAATGA
- a CDS encoding ABC transporter substrate-binding protein — MKRLLVAVLGALLLAGGAARAEPVKIRFTLDWKLQGLHAWYYWAQEKGYFKAENLDVTIDQGEGSAATVTRIMSGVYDAGFGDINAVIQNAAVRPAETPVMVYMIYSKAPFALLTKADSPVKSVKDLAGTKLGAPAGGAAFKLLPLLAKANGLEYGSIAITQVAPNLQEQMLLQGQVNSIAVFSATSYMNLVALKLDPDKDFRWIFYSDAGIDLYSNGIMVSRKLANDSPEAVKGLLRAINRSIRETVENPDAAIALLAAKEPLINKDIEKRRLIYVYKSLIDTPEARQLGLGDISDARLDTAINLISEAFELPKKPAPAQVFDRAFLPPKADRVPPQVGP; from the coding sequence ATGAAACGATTGCTTGTGGCCGTCCTGGGCGCGCTCCTGCTGGCAGGGGGAGCCGCCCGTGCAGAGCCGGTGAAGATCCGCTTCACGCTGGACTGGAAGCTCCAGGGCCTCCACGCCTGGTATTACTGGGCCCAGGAGAAGGGATACTTCAAGGCCGAGAATCTGGACGTCACCATCGATCAGGGCGAAGGTTCGGCCGCGACCGTCACCCGCATCATGTCCGGCGTTTATGATGCCGGCTTCGGCGACATCAATGCCGTGATCCAGAACGCCGCCGTGCGCCCGGCAGAAACGCCGGTCATGGTCTACATGATCTACAGCAAGGCGCCCTTCGCCCTCCTCACCAAAGCGGACAGCCCGGTGAAGAGCGTGAAGGATCTCGCCGGCACCAAGCTCGGCGCGCCTGCGGGCGGCGCCGCCTTCAAGCTGCTGCCCCTTCTGGCGAAGGCCAACGGGCTTGAGTACGGCAGCATCGCCATCACGCAGGTGGCGCCCAATCTTCAGGAGCAGATGCTGCTTCAGGGCCAGGTGAATTCCATCGCCGTCTTCTCCGCCACCAGCTACATGAACCTCGTCGCCCTGAAGCTCGATCCGGACAAGGACTTCCGCTGGATCTTCTATTCGGACGCCGGCATCGATCTTTATTCCAACGGCATCATGGTGTCCCGGAAGCTGGCGAACGACAGCCCGGAGGCGGTGAAGGGGCTGCTGCGCGCCATCAACCGCTCCATCAGGGAGACGGTTGAGAACCCGGATGCCGCTATCGCACTGCTGGCGGCCAAGGAGCCGCTCATCAACAAGGACATCGAGAAGCGCCGGCTGATCTATGTCTACAAGTCGCTCATCGACACGCCCGAAGCCCGCCAGCTCGGCCTTGGCGACATCAGCGACGCGCGGTTGGACACAGCCATCAATCTGATCTCCGAAGCCTTCGAACTGCCGAAGAAGCCCGCGCCGGCCCAGGTCTTCGACCGCGCCTTCCTGCCGCCCAAGGCCGACCGCGTGCCGCCGCAGGTGGGCCCGTGA
- a CDS encoding amidohydrolase family protein: protein MSEPRTLSCAHLLADPRGAAAGPKRLTLRDGRIEALLAAQGPVDDLFVMPTPVNAHDHGRPVRTSSIGAGGKPLEAWIPYLALFPSVDPYLAAALSLSHSALGGAGVVMMHYTRAQGFTDLPGEVREVARAARDVGVRVGFAIAMKDRNPLVYGPSASVLGGVAEPARSRIERQFLRPSLEPKAFIELADAVAEAAGGPDFDVQYGPNGPQWCSDALLEAVAEASARTGRRVHMHLLESRYQRAWADEAHPGGIVRHLDALGLLSERLTLAHCVWARPDELALLAERGVTIVSNPSSNLHLRSGIGPVAQMKARGCRVAFGVDGRAMDEDDDMLREIRLAHLLHLGTGFKAAVTQNAILEMALVNGRRSVLNRADGGRLAPGEPADLLVLDWARLEDDRLRDDLDAVELVVTRATARHIRELIVGGRTIVRDGAITGIDLRAVRAELLAQMRAGMAGMADLAAALPSLEAAMAAHFEPGCC, encoded by the coding sequence GTGAGCGAGCCCCGCACGCTCTCCTGTGCCCATCTGCTGGCCGACCCGCGGGGGGCGGCCGCTGGGCCGAAGCGCCTGACGCTTCGGGACGGACGCATCGAGGCCCTCTTGGCAGCGCAGGGGCCGGTGGACGATCTCTTCGTCATGCCGACGCCCGTCAACGCCCACGATCACGGCCGGCCGGTGCGGACGAGTTCCATCGGTGCCGGCGGCAAGCCGCTGGAAGCGTGGATTCCGTATCTGGCCCTCTTCCCGTCTGTTGATCCCTACCTTGCCGCGGCGCTCTCCCTCTCGCACAGCGCGCTGGGCGGCGCGGGCGTGGTGATGATGCACTACACCCGCGCGCAGGGCTTCACCGATCTTCCAGGCGAGGTGCGGGAGGTGGCGCGCGCGGCCCGCGACGTGGGCGTGCGGGTCGGCTTCGCGATCGCGATGAAGGATCGCAACCCGCTCGTCTATGGACCGAGTGCCTCCGTCCTGGGCGGCGTTGCTGAGCCGGCGCGCAGCCGGATCGAACGACAGTTCCTGCGTCCGTCGCTCGAGCCGAAGGCTTTCATCGAACTGGCCGATGCGGTGGCGGAAGCGGCGGGCGGGCCGGATTTCGATGTCCAGTACGGGCCGAACGGCCCCCAATGGTGCTCGGATGCGCTGCTGGAAGCGGTGGCCGAGGCGTCGGCCCGCACCGGACGCCGGGTGCATATGCACCTGCTGGAAAGCCGCTACCAGCGGGCCTGGGCGGATGAGGCCCATCCCGGCGGCATCGTCCGGCATCTCGACGCGCTCGGCCTCCTGTCTGAGCGCCTGACGCTTGCCCATTGCGTCTGGGCACGACCTGACGAACTCGCTCTGCTGGCCGAGCGGGGCGTCACCATCGTCAGCAACCCGTCCTCCAATCTCCATCTGCGCTCGGGCATCGGTCCGGTGGCCCAGATGAAGGCGCGGGGTTGCCGGGTGGCCTTCGGCGTCGATGGCCGGGCCATGGATGAGGACGACGACATGCTGCGGGAAATCCGCCTCGCGCATCTCCTGCACCTCGGCACCGGCTTCAAGGCGGCGGTGACACAGAACGCCATTCTGGAGATGGCGCTGGTGAACGGCCGCCGCTCCGTCCTCAACCGCGCGGACGGCGGTCGCCTCGCGCCCGGTGAACCGGCGGACCTGCTGGTGCTGGACTGGGCCCGGCTGGAGGATGACCGGCTGCGGGACGATCTCGATGCCGTCGAACTGGTCGTGACCCGCGCCACTGCCCGCCACATCCGAGAGCTGATCGTGGGTGGCCGTACCATCGTGCGCGACGGTGCCATCACCGGCATCGATCTGCGGGCGGTGCGGGCCGAGCTTCTCGCCCAGATGCGTGCCGGCATGGCCGGCATGGCGGACCTCGCCGCGGCCCTGCCATCGCTGGAGGCCGCCATGGCCGCTCATTTCGAACCCGGGTGCTGCTGA
- a CDS encoding ring-opening amidohydrolase: MPIAKVHRIATASPDDVSGLAAAIATGAIAPAGILAIFGKTEGNGCVNDFSRGFAVQSLQMLLRGHMGAAADEVCLVMSGGTEGGMSPHFLVFERAEGNAPEAAPALAIGRAHTPDLPFEALGRMGQVRMVAQAVRRAMAAAGITDPEDVHFVQVKCPLLTAMRVKEAEARGATTATSDTLKSMGLSRGASALGIALALGEVAEDALSDAVICADYGLWSARASCSSGIELLGHEIVVLGMSEGWSGPLAIAHGVMADAIDVTPVKAALSALGAEAGEATIVLAKAEPSRSGRIRGKRHTMLDDSDISPTRHARAFVAGALAGVVGHTEIYVSGGGEHQGPDGGGPVAVIAARTMG, from the coding sequence ATGCCCATCGCCAAGGTCCACCGCATTGCCACCGCGAGCCCTGACGACGTGTCGGGTCTTGCCGCTGCCATCGCCACGGGGGCCATCGCGCCTGCGGGCATCCTCGCCATCTTTGGAAAGACCGAGGGCAATGGCTGCGTGAACGATTTCTCCCGCGGCTTTGCCGTCCAATCGCTCCAGATGCTGCTGCGCGGTCACATGGGAGCTGCGGCAGACGAAGTGTGCCTCGTCATGTCCGGCGGCACCGAAGGCGGGATGTCGCCCCATTTCCTCGTGTTCGAACGGGCGGAGGGAAACGCTCCCGAAGCGGCCCCGGCGCTTGCCATCGGCCGCGCGCACACGCCGGATCTGCCCTTCGAGGCGCTGGGGCGCATGGGGCAGGTGCGGATGGTGGCGCAGGCCGTACGGCGGGCCATGGCGGCGGCGGGCATCACCGATCCGGAGGACGTGCATTTCGTGCAGGTGAAATGCCCGCTTCTCACCGCCATGCGCGTGAAGGAGGCTGAGGCGCGCGGCGCCACCACGGCCACGTCGGACACGCTCAAATCCATGGGCCTCTCACGCGGGGCGAGCGCGCTCGGCATTGCGCTGGCGCTGGGGGAGGTGGCGGAAGACGCGCTTTCCGACGCCGTCATCTGCGCCGACTACGGGCTGTGGTCGGCGCGCGCGAGCTGTTCCAGCGGTATCGAGCTTCTGGGCCACGAGATCGTCGTGCTCGGCATGTCGGAGGGCTGGAGCGGCCCGCTCGCCATCGCTCATGGCGTGATGGCGGACGCCATCGATGTGACGCCGGTGAAAGCGGCTCTGTCGGCTCTGGGCGCTGAAGCCGGTGAGGCCACCATCGTGCTCGCCAAGGCGGAGCCCAGCCGCAGCGGGCGCATCCGCGGCAAGCGCCACACCATGCTGGACGACAGCGACATCTCTCCCACGCGGCATGCCCGCGCGTTCGTGGCCGGTGCGCTGGCGGGCGTCGTCGGGCACACGGAGATCTATGTCTCCGGCGGCGGCGAGCATCAGGGGCCCGATGGCGGTGGGCCGGTGGCTGTCATCGCCGCGCGGACGATGGGTTAG
- a CDS encoding ABC transporter substrate-binding protein, giving the protein MTFGKLTRRLALGLALGMASSAFAGLPALAETKIKMVLNWKYQGPQGMFFLAQDRGYFKAEGLDVTFDQGNGSGAAVPLVANGTYDMGFGDVNALIELVAKKPEGAPVAVYIMFNQPPFTIAVKADSPIKTPKDLEGKTLGGAANDGALKLFPAFCKLAKIDCSNIKITNMQPNLREQMLMQGQVDGVFGYVNTIRFSAKLIGVDDDKLRYINFGDYGMDLYSNGIIVSADLVKNNPEAIKGFLRALNKGMIDALKDPDAAVAAVAKREPLIKVPLEKERFDATLKAEMNHPEIAKIGLGNVDPVRLQQSIDILVDANKLPSTPKASQIFDPAFLPPVADLPKKLF; this is encoded by the coding sequence ATGACATTCGGAAAACTGACGCGCCGCCTCGCTCTGGGGCTCGCGCTCGGCATGGCGTCCAGCGCCTTCGCTGGCCTGCCCGCGCTTGCTGAAACCAAGATCAAGATGGTGCTGAACTGGAAGTATCAGGGCCCGCAGGGCATGTTCTTCCTGGCGCAGGACCGGGGCTACTTCAAGGCCGAGGGTCTTGACGTGACCTTCGACCAGGGCAATGGCTCCGGCGCCGCGGTGCCGCTGGTTGCCAACGGCACCTATGACATGGGCTTCGGCGACGTGAACGCGCTGATCGAGCTGGTCGCCAAGAAGCCGGAGGGCGCGCCGGTCGCCGTCTACATCATGTTCAACCAGCCACCCTTCACCATCGCGGTGAAGGCGGACAGCCCCATCAAGACGCCGAAGGATCTGGAGGGCAAGACGCTGGGTGGTGCGGCCAATGACGGCGCGCTGAAGCTCTTCCCGGCCTTCTGCAAGCTCGCCAAGATCGACTGCTCCAACATCAAGATCACCAACATGCAGCCGAACCTGCGCGAGCAGATGCTCATGCAGGGGCAGGTGGATGGCGTGTTCGGCTATGTGAACACCATCCGCTTCTCGGCCAAGCTGATCGGCGTCGATGACGACAAGCTGCGCTACATCAATTTCGGCGACTACGGCATGGATCTCTATTCCAACGGGATCATCGTGTCCGCCGATCTCGTGAAGAACAATCCCGAGGCCATCAAGGGTTTCCTGCGTGCTCTGAACAAGGGCATGATCGATGCGCTGAAGGACCCGGACGCCGCCGTGGCGGCGGTTGCCAAGCGTGAGCCGCTGATCAAGGTGCCGCTGGAGAAAGAACGGTTCGACGCCACGCTGAAGGCGGAGATGAACCATCCGGAGATCGCCAAGATCGGTCTTGGCAACGTGGATCCCGTCCGCCTGCAGCAGTCCATCGACATCCTGGTCGATGCCAACAAGCTGCCCTCCACGCCCAAGGCGAGCCAGATCTTCGATCCTGCCTTCCTGCCCCCGGTCGCCGACCTGCCGAAGAAACTGTTCTGA
- the allB gene encoding allantoinase AllB: MSEPADLVIHGGRIVSPETVLEASIAVRGGTIVAVGAADAMPEAKETFDASGLHILPGAIDVHVHFRDPGYTHKEDFESGTAAAAFGGVTTVFDMPNTIPTVADGETLRAKHAIAASKAHVDYGLYAVLGEDTIGKVSELIEAGIIGFKCYMGNTFGRIPSPSTGAMLEAFEVVAPTGKRISLHAETNSVMERRQQRLTDSGRADPLAHLASRPAVVAVEAVARAAILAEWTGARIHILHISSAAELRPLRDAKARGVDITGETCPHYMMLGEADYARCRGVIRVNPPVRESANDAPLWAALIDGTIDMIATDHAPHTPEEKTRADIWAVDCGFPGVETQMPLMLTEVAAGRYSICDYVRWSAVNPAKVWGLYPRKGVIQPRADADFAFVDLDHAWTLRDADLQSRSKISPWDGRPVVGLPRHTMVRGRFVMKNRALVADTKGHGRSVHVIQQMPEPRPLHTDETLAAVIAARPEAAA, translated from the coding sequence ATGAGCGAACCTGCGGATCTGGTCATCCACGGCGGTCGGATCGTCTCGCCGGAGACGGTCCTGGAGGCCTCCATTGCCGTGCGCGGCGGCACCATCGTCGCGGTGGGCGCGGCGGACGCCATGCCGGAGGCGAAGGAGACCTTCGATGCTTCCGGCCTGCACATCCTGCCCGGTGCCATCGACGTGCACGTGCACTTCCGGGACCCCGGCTACACCCACAAGGAAGATTTCGAGAGCGGCACGGCCGCCGCGGCCTTCGGCGGCGTGACCACCGTCTTCGACATGCCAAACACCATCCCAACGGTGGCCGATGGCGAGACCCTGAGGGCCAAGCACGCCATTGCGGCGTCAAAGGCGCATGTGGACTACGGCCTCTATGCGGTGCTGGGCGAGGATACGATCGGGAAGGTGTCGGAGCTGATCGAGGCCGGAATCATCGGCTTCAAATGCTACATGGGTAACACCTTCGGCCGCATTCCCTCGCCCTCCACCGGGGCGATGCTGGAGGCCTTCGAGGTGGTGGCGCCCACGGGCAAGCGCATCTCCCTCCATGCCGAGACCAATTCGGTGATGGAGCGCCGCCAGCAGCGCCTCACCGACAGCGGGCGTGCCGATCCGCTTGCCCATCTGGCCTCCCGTCCCGCGGTGGTGGCGGTGGAGGCGGTGGCCCGCGCGGCGATCCTCGCCGAATGGACGGGCGCGCGCATCCACATCCTCCACATCTCCTCCGCCGCCGAACTGCGGCCGCTGCGCGATGCCAAGGCGCGCGGTGTGGACATCACGGGCGAGACCTGCCCGCATTACATGATGTTGGGCGAAGCGGATTATGCCCGCTGCCGGGGCGTGATCCGGGTCAATCCGCCAGTGCGCGAGAGCGCCAATGACGCCCCCCTGTGGGCGGCCCTCATCGACGGCACCATCGACATGATCGCCACCGATCATGCGCCCCACACGCCGGAGGAGAAGACCCGCGCCGACATCTGGGCCGTGGACTGCGGCTTCCCGGGCGTCGAGACCCAGATGCCGCTCATGCTGACCGAAGTAGCGGCAGGCCGCTATTCCATCTGCGATTATGTGCGTTGGAGCGCGGTCAATCCGGCCAAGGTGTGGGGTCTCTATCCCCGCAAGGGCGTGATTCAGCCCCGCGCCGATGCCGATTTCGCCTTCGTCGATCTCGACCACGCCTGGACGCTGCGCGACGCCGATCTTCAGTCGCGCTCGAAGATCTCTCCCTGGGACGGCAGGCCCGTGGTCGGGCTGCCACGCCACACCATGGTGCGCGGCCGCTTCGTGATGAAGAACCGCGCGCTGGTGGCGGACACCAAGGGCCACGGCCGTTCCGTCCATGTCATCCAGCAGATGCCCGAGCCGCGCCCCCTCCACACGGACGAGACACTGGCCGCCGTCATCGCCGCCCGTCCGGAGGCGGCGGCATGA
- a CDS encoding ABC transporter permease yields MSYALRRRLSSTAVIIGFFVLWEAACVIFHIKEIVLPRPSQVLATLWLQAPAIWPHTVQTLYTTLIGFALGIVSGVLLGVVIGSSRLAYDTGYPLLIGFSSIPKVAVVPIFVLWFGAGTVPAVLTAMIMSLFPIVVNVATGLATTEPELEDVMKALRATKLDILFNVGLPRAMPYFFASLKVSVTLAFVGTVIAETVASNRGIGNLMMIASSSFDVPLVFAGLLVLALLGVGLYAIFSLIEGRVIGWARRKDDYAMG; encoded by the coding sequence ATGAGCTACGCCTTGCGCCGCCGGCTCTCCTCGACCGCCGTCATCATCGGCTTCTTCGTCCTGTGGGAAGCCGCCTGCGTGATCTTCCACATCAAGGAGATCGTGCTGCCGCGCCCCTCGCAGGTGCTGGCCACGCTCTGGCTTCAGGCCCCGGCCATCTGGCCGCATACGGTGCAGACCCTTTACACGACGCTGATCGGCTTTGCGCTTGGCATTGTCAGCGGCGTGCTTCTCGGTGTCGTCATCGGCTCCTCGCGCCTTGCCTATGACACGGGTTATCCGCTGCTCATCGGCTTCTCCTCCATCCCGAAGGTGGCGGTGGTGCCGATCTTCGTCCTGTGGTTCGGGGCTGGCACGGTGCCGGCGGTGCTCACGGCCATGATCATGAGCCTCTTCCCCATCGTGGTGAACGTGGCCACCGGCCTTGCCACCACAGAGCCGGAACTGGAGGACGTGATGAAGGCGCTGCGCGCCACCAAGCTCGACATCCTGTTCAACGTCGGCCTGCCGCGCGCCATGCCCTATTTCTTCGCCTCGCTGAAGGTGTCCGTCACGCTCGCCTTCGTCGGCACGGTGATCGCCGAAACCGTGGCCTCCAATCGCGGCATCGGCAATCTGATGATGATCGCCTCTTCCTCCTTCGACGTGCCCCTCGTCTTCGCCGGGCTGCTCGTGCTCGCGCTACTCGGTGTCGGGCTGTACGCGATCTTCTCCCTCATCGAGGGCCGGGTGATCGGCTGGGCGCGGCGCAAGGACGACTACGCCATGGGCTGA
- a CDS encoding ABC transporter ATP-binding protein, whose amino-acid sequence MNEDAPTFVQLEDVRLTYGRGERMVEALGTTNLKIGQGDFVALVGPSGCGKSTILKLVTGLIPASVGYVFVAGREVGAEPVRVGMAFQNPTLLPWLTIRQNVMLPLKIVPPFRQQYRAKKKTEFRDRAEALLAQVGLSGFGDKFPWQLSGGMLQRASLCRALIHDPQLLMLDEPFGALDQFTREELWAILQDLWLTRRPTVLLVTHDLKEAGYLANRVCVMRARPGRIVEDCHVDFARPRTIEMTYEPGFVSLTQRLRGLIVSARSPAAVEASA is encoded by the coding sequence ATGAACGAGGATGCGCCCACCTTCGTCCAGCTTGAGGACGTGCGGCTCACGTATGGCCGCGGCGAGCGCATGGTGGAGGCCCTCGGCACCACCAATCTCAAGATCGGGCAGGGCGATTTCGTCGCCCTCGTCGGCCCCTCCGGGTGCGGCAAGTCTACCATCCTCAAGCTGGTGACGGGGCTCATTCCGGCCTCCGTCGGCTATGTCTTCGTCGCCGGCCGCGAGGTGGGTGCCGAGCCGGTGCGTGTGGGCATGGCCTTCCAGAACCCGACGCTGCTGCCCTGGCTCACCATCCGGCAGAACGTCATGCTGCCGCTGAAGATCGTGCCGCCCTTCCGCCAGCAGTACCGGGCCAAGAAGAAGACCGAGTTCCGCGACCGGGCCGAGGCGTTGCTGGCACAGGTGGGGCTCTCGGGCTTCGGCGACAAGTTCCCCTGGCAGCTCTCCGGCGGCATGCTCCAGCGCGCCTCCCTGTGCCGCGCGCTGATCCATGATCCGCAGTTGCTGATGCTGGACGAGCCCTTCGGCGCCCTCGACCAGTTCACCCGCGAGGAACTGTGGGCGATCCTTCAGGATCTCTGGCTGACCCGCCGGCCCACGGTGCTGCTGGTCACGCATGATCTGAAGGAGGCGGGCTATCTCGCCAACCGCGTCTGCGTCATGCGGGCCCGTCCCGGCCGCATCGTCGAGGACTGCCATGTGGACTTCGCCCGCCCGCGCACCATCGAGATGACCTACGAGCCCGGCTTCGTCTCGCTGACCCAGCGCCTGCGTGGCCTGATCGTTTCCGCCCGCAGCCCTGCCGCGGTGGAGGCCTCCGCATGA
- a CDS encoding SDR family NAD(P)-dependent oxidoreductase: protein MDLKLKDRVAIITGPAKGMGAAITRAFAEEGCKLVLIGRDTAAIAPIADEVRARRAEAIVLPCDLTDAAACETATARALDAFGTVDILVNVAGGSGPIGKTGVETTPEEFDEIVTLNMNGCFHTMRAVLPTMIARRYGKIVNVGGTFGMRGRAGRMAYSASKWGLRGITKSFALEVGPHNINVNCVEPGMVDGPRFRDKVCADMARKLDITLEEAMARHAADYALRRVTTDEDVANACLFLASDVSRQLTGIDMPVDGGWAML, encoded by the coding sequence ATGGATCTCAAGCTCAAGGATCGCGTGGCGATCATCACCGGCCCCGCCAAGGGCATGGGCGCCGCCATCACCCGCGCGTTCGCCGAGGAGGGCTGCAAGCTGGTGCTGATCGGCCGCGACACCGCCGCCATCGCCCCCATCGCCGACGAGGTGCGCGCCCGGCGCGCCGAGGCCATCGTGCTGCCGTGCGACCTTACCGATGCCGCCGCCTGCGAGACGGCGACCGCGCGGGCGCTGGACGCCTTCGGCACCGTGGACATCCTCGTCAATGTGGCCGGCGGCTCGGGCCCCATCGGCAAGACGGGTGTGGAGACGACGCCGGAGGAGTTCGACGAGATCGTCACGCTCAACATGAACGGCTGCTTCCACACCATGCGCGCCGTCCTGCCGACCATGATTGCCCGGCGCTACGGCAAGATCGTCAATGTGGGCGGCACCTTCGGCATGCGTGGGCGGGCGGGCCGCATGGCCTACTCGGCCTCCAAATGGGGCCTGCGCGGCATCACCAAGAGCTTCGCACTGGAGGTCGGGCCGCACAACATCAACGTGAACTGCGTCGAGCCCGGCATGGTCGACGGTCCGCGCTTCCGCGACAAGGTCTGCGCCGACATGGCCAGGAAGCTCGACATCACGCTGGAGGAGGCGATGGCCCGCCACGCGGCCGACTATGCGCTGCGCCGCGTGACCACCGACGAGGACGTGGCCAATGCCTGCCTGTTCCTCGCCAGCGACGTTTCCCGCCAGCTCACCGGCATCGACATGCCGGTCGATGGCGGCTGGGCCATGCTCTGA
- a CDS encoding transporter substrate-binding domain-containing protein: MAHYRIGVMFSANGPYGVVARTLLNGALLAFAELEAAGGPVTLEPVIVDPHGDNAAYRRFSLDLLGSGIRNVIGCYTSSSRKEVIPCFEKHDGLLWYPSHYEGFESCDNVIYTGASPNQHVLPLAEYLAANVGLRGFCIGSNYIWAWENNRIFREAFGAMSGTVVAERYFPVGDTDFERVAETIVEQKPDFVFNNLIGTSAYAFFRAFHAVCARQGIDRARTLPVASCTLAEPELVEIGREAAEGNLSSSVYFASLQTPANLAFTSAYARMFPDAPIPCADAEASYMAVKLLAGALARAGTDEARAVRAAVAGQRLEAPQGEVRIDPDTFHAWLTPRIARSATDFQFQVLLEAPHPVAPDPYLVQSSPRLSVPMRPPKLRVVQ; this comes from the coding sequence ATGGCGCACTACCGCATCGGCGTGATGTTCTCGGCCAACGGCCCCTATGGGGTCGTCGCCCGCACGCTGCTGAACGGCGCCCTGCTGGCTTTTGCCGAACTCGAAGCCGCCGGCGGCCCGGTGACGCTGGAGCCGGTGATCGTGGACCCCCACGGCGACAATGCCGCCTACCGCCGGTTCAGTCTCGATCTCCTGGGCTCCGGCATCCGTAACGTCATCGGCTGCTACACGTCTTCAAGCCGCAAGGAAGTCATTCCCTGCTTCGAGAAGCATGACGGCCTGCTCTGGTATCCCTCCCATTACGAGGGCTTCGAGAGCTGCGACAACGTCATCTATACGGGTGCCTCGCCCAACCAGCATGTGCTGCCACTCGCCGAATATCTTGCGGCCAATGTCGGCCTGCGCGGCTTCTGCATCGGCTCCAACTATATCTGGGCGTGGGAGAACAACCGCATTTTCCGCGAGGCCTTCGGGGCGATGAGCGGCACGGTGGTGGCCGAGCGTTACTTCCCCGTGGGCGATACAGACTTCGAGCGGGTGGCCGAGACCATCGTTGAGCAGAAACCGGATTTCGTCTTCAACAACCTCATCGGCACCAGCGCCTATGCCTTCTTCCGCGCCTTCCACGCGGTCTGCGCGCGCCAGGGCATCGACCGGGCCCGCACGCTGCCCGTCGCCAGCTGCACGCTGGCCGAGCCGGAACTGGTGGAGATCGGGCGGGAGGCGGCCGAGGGCAATCTAAGCTCCAGCGTCTATTTCGCCTCGCTGCAGACGCCCGCCAATCTCGCCTTCACTTCCGCCTATGCGCGCATGTTCCCGGATGCGCCCATCCCCTGTGCCGATGCGGAAGCCTCCTACATGGCGGTGAAACTGCTGGCGGGTGCCCTTGCGCGTGCGGGCACCGACGAAGCGCGCGCCGTGCGTGCGGCGGTCGCCGGCCAGCGGCTGGAGGCGCCGCAAGGGGAAGTGCGCATCGACCCCGACACGTTTCACGCCTGGCTCACGCCCCGCATCGCCCGTTCCGCCACCGATTTCCAGTTCCAGGTGCTTCTGGAGGCGCCCCATCCGGTGGCGCCCGATCCTTACCTTGTCCAGTCCTCGCCCCGGCTTTCTGTGCCGATGCGCCCCCCCAAGCTGAGAGTGGTGCAGTGA